Proteins found in one Deinococcus hopiensis KR-140 genomic segment:
- a CDS encoding sugar ABC transporter ATP-binding protein: MTEDALLHMSGINKAFGGVPALRGAHLKVMRGAVHALIGQNGAGKSTLLKVLTGAYSRDSGEILFDGQSVDFTSPKQSQLAGIATIYQEVNLVRLQTVAENVLLGHEPRRYGMIDWKAMNAQARDHLNKIGVNIDVTRPLASYSIAVQQMVAIARALALNAKLVVMDEPTSSLDEREVETLFQVINQLSHSGVSVIFVSHRLDELYAACSDITVLRDGQTVYEGALKLTKLQLISTMIGRNVQEVATQGQTGFVRHQHEDEVLLDTRQMRRAPQVQDISLQVRRKEVVGIAGLLGAGRTETVRALFGAEPAHAGEIHFKNRSVRWKTPSEAIADGIAFCGEDRKHDGIIPDWSVRENLTLALLPRLTRAGIVNRAEQQRVVEKFAERLNVRCASYDQPIRELSGGNQQKVLLARWLCMRPDLLILDEPTRGIDVGAKAEIQNLISELAGDGLSVLMISSDLEELIEGCHRVTVLRDGRTVAHLSEKELNEESILSAMAHGSAADPASGEQERVLVNAGGTTSGGLHDGR; the protein is encoded by the coding sequence ATGACAGAAGACGCTCTCCTCCATATGTCCGGTATCAACAAGGCCTTCGGAGGTGTGCCTGCCCTAAGAGGAGCGCACCTGAAGGTGATGCGAGGTGCCGTTCACGCCCTGATCGGGCAGAATGGAGCAGGGAAATCCACGCTGCTTAAGGTACTGACTGGCGCTTACAGCAGAGACTCCGGCGAAATCCTCTTCGACGGCCAGAGCGTAGATTTCACTTCTCCCAAACAATCGCAACTCGCCGGCATCGCCACGATCTACCAGGAAGTCAATCTGGTGCGCCTCCAGACCGTCGCGGAAAACGTGCTGCTTGGCCACGAGCCGCGCCGTTACGGGATGATTGACTGGAAGGCCATGAACGCACAGGCGCGCGATCACCTGAACAAAATTGGGGTGAACATTGACGTCACTCGGCCCCTGGCCAGTTACAGCATTGCTGTGCAGCAAATGGTGGCGATTGCCCGCGCGCTGGCCCTGAACGCCAAACTCGTCGTCATGGACGAACCCACCTCATCCCTTGATGAGCGGGAGGTCGAGACCCTCTTCCAGGTCATCAACCAGTTGAGCCACAGCGGTGTATCCGTCATTTTCGTCTCTCACCGTCTCGACGAACTGTACGCCGCGTGCAGCGACATCACGGTGCTGCGCGACGGACAGACGGTATACGAGGGAGCCCTGAAGCTGACCAAGCTGCAGCTGATTTCGACCATGATTGGCCGGAACGTGCAGGAGGTGGCCACCCAGGGCCAGACGGGTTTCGTCCGTCACCAGCACGAGGATGAGGTGCTGCTCGACACCCGTCAGATGCGCCGCGCTCCTCAAGTACAGGACATCAGCCTTCAGGTGCGCCGTAAGGAAGTCGTCGGTATCGCTGGTCTCCTGGGGGCGGGGCGCACGGAAACAGTCCGCGCCCTGTTTGGAGCGGAGCCCGCACACGCGGGCGAGATCCACTTTAAGAACCGGAGCGTACGGTGGAAGACGCCCAGTGAAGCCATCGCAGACGGCATCGCCTTCTGTGGCGAGGACCGCAAGCACGACGGCATCATTCCCGACTGGTCCGTGCGCGAGAATCTTACGCTCGCCCTGCTGCCCCGACTGACCCGGGCGGGAATCGTTAACCGCGCTGAGCAGCAGCGCGTGGTGGAAAAGTTCGCCGAGCGGCTAAACGTCCGCTGTGCCAGTTACGACCAGCCCATCCGGGAACTGTCGGGGGGCAACCAGCAGAAGGTCTTGCTGGCCCGCTGGCTGTGCATGCGTCCAGACCTCTTGATTCTCGACGAGCCGACCCGCGGTATCGACGTTGGGGCCAAGGCGGAAATCCAGAATCTCATCAGCGAACTTGCGGGCGATGGTCTGAGCGTCCTGATGATTTCTTCGGATCTCGAAGAACTCATCGAAGGCTGTCACCGCGTGACGGTGCTGCGGGATGGACGGACCGTGGCCCATCTCTCGGAGAAGGAACTCAACGAAGAGAGCATCCTGAGCGCCATGGCCCATGGCAGCGCTGCCGACCCTGCTTCTGGGGAACAAGAACGGGTGTTGGTCAACGCAGGCGGCACCACTTCTGGAGGACTTCATGATGGTCGCTAA
- a CDS encoding ABC transporter substrate-binding protein yields the protein MKIQSVVLSAVAATLTLALAQGGALPKLAVKPKYRVCFNQSEMDNPWRLAQTKSMQDEAKRLGWTLIFTNANGSAAKQAADVRSCIAQRVDAIFLTPREEKPLTPVVLEAKRAGIPLFVIDRKVDEKVAKPGQDFVTFIGSDFYQEGQRAAEWLVKETGGKAKIIELQGSTGSSPAIDRQKGFADYIKKYPGIQIVASQTGNFTRDEGRKVMEALIQAHPEATAVYAHNDEMALGAITALETAGRKPGKDITIVSIDGQKSALDAIIAGKLGATVECNPRFGVKAFQTLKDYAAGKKVAARLVNEDRFFDKTNAKQMLASAF from the coding sequence ATGAAGATTCAAAGTGTTGTACTGTCCGCCGTCGCCGCTACGCTGACCCTCGCCCTCGCTCAGGGAGGTGCCCTGCCCAAGCTGGCGGTCAAGCCCAAGTATCGGGTGTGCTTCAACCAGTCGGAGATGGACAACCCCTGGCGCCTGGCGCAGACCAAGAGCATGCAGGACGAGGCCAAACGCCTTGGCTGGACGCTGATTTTCACCAACGCCAACGGTTCGGCGGCCAAGCAGGCAGCGGACGTGCGTTCGTGCATCGCTCAGCGCGTGGACGCCATCTTCCTGACCCCCCGCGAGGAAAAGCCGCTCACGCCCGTGGTGCTGGAAGCCAAGCGCGCCGGGATTCCACTGTTCGTGATTGACCGCAAGGTGGACGAGAAGGTGGCCAAGCCTGGTCAGGATTTCGTGACCTTTATCGGTTCGGACTTCTATCAGGAAGGCCAACGCGCCGCGGAATGGCTCGTGAAGGAAACGGGCGGCAAGGCGAAGATCATCGAACTGCAGGGATCTACGGGATCCTCACCAGCGATTGACCGCCAGAAGGGCTTTGCCGACTACATCAAGAAGTACCCTGGTATTCAGATTGTGGCGTCGCAGACTGGCAACTTTACCCGCGATGAAGGGCGCAAGGTGATGGAGGCGCTTATCCAGGCACACCCTGAAGCGACTGCCGTGTACGCCCACAATGACGAAATGGCGCTCGGCGCGATCACAGCGCTGGAAACGGCGGGACGTAAGCCCGGCAAGGACATCACGATCGTCAGCATCGACGGCCAGAAGTCCGCGCTCGACGCCATCATCGCGGGCAAACTTGGCGCGACGGTGGAGTGTAACCCCCGCTTCGGCGTCAAAGCCTTCCAGACCTTGAAGGATTACGCGGCGGGTAAGAAGGTTGCGGCCCGCCTGGTGAACGAAGACCGGTTCTTCGACAAGACCAACGCCAAGCAGATGCTGGCCTCCGCTTTCTAA
- a CDS encoding LacI family DNA-binding transcriptional regulator → MSGIAISSRVTIHDVARHAGVSHQTVSRVMNEHPSVAPGTRKKVLAAVEALHYQPNSAARSLVTQRSHTLGIVGFGLPYYGPAQMMVNIEQAARSRGYSVSLASIPALREAEIERALLDLRRQNVEGIILIAPLEGANTQRIRKLCDDVPFVLVDAPELNSNSGATIDQKTGACVAAQHLISLGHERIALLSGPQRWYDARLRLDGWTEALNGAGLAPVSILEGDWSAVSGFGLTQELLAARIPFTGLLVGNDQMALGALWALHEREISVPDDVSIVGYDDIPESRFFHPPLTTVRQDFATLGALSLAALLRAVESPNSHANPQVLKPELVIRRSTAVAARI, encoded by the coding sequence ATGTCCGGCATCGCCATATCTTCACGCGTTACGATTCACGATGTTGCCCGGCATGCGGGCGTCTCTCATCAAACGGTCTCCAGAGTGATGAACGAGCACCCCAGCGTGGCGCCAGGCACCCGAAAAAAGGTCCTCGCAGCCGTCGAGGCACTCCACTATCAGCCGAACTCGGCGGCGCGAAGTCTGGTCACGCAACGCTCCCACACCCTTGGAATTGTCGGCTTTGGCCTCCCCTACTACGGCCCTGCACAGATGATGGTCAACATCGAGCAGGCCGCGCGGAGTCGTGGGTACAGTGTTTCATTGGCAAGTATCCCTGCGCTAAGAGAAGCTGAAATAGAGCGTGCCCTTCTGGACTTGCGCCGACAGAATGTAGAAGGGATTATCCTCATTGCACCTCTCGAGGGTGCAAACACGCAACGGATCCGCAAGCTCTGTGATGACGTACCGTTTGTCTTGGTGGACGCTCCAGAATTGAATAGCAATTCAGGCGCAACCATTGACCAGAAGACCGGGGCCTGCGTGGCTGCTCAACATCTCATATCGCTGGGACACGAACGGATTGCACTGCTGTCTGGTCCTCAACGTTGGTATGACGCCCGTTTACGTCTTGATGGATGGACGGAGGCTCTCAATGGAGCTGGACTTGCCCCTGTCAGCATATTGGAAGGCGACTGGAGCGCAGTCAGTGGATTTGGCCTGACACAGGAGCTTCTTGCTGCCCGTATCCCTTTCACTGGCCTTCTTGTGGGCAACGACCAGATGGCTTTGGGAGCCTTGTGGGCCCTTCATGAACGTGAAATATCTGTTCCCGATGACGTATCGATCGTAGGCTACGATGATATTCCAGAAAGCCGGTTTTTTCATCCACCACTGACAACTGTCCGGCAGGACTTTGCAACGCTTGGAGCCCTCAGCCTTGCTGCTCTCCTTAGGGCCGTAGAGTCTCCAAACTCTCACGCCAATCCACAAGTGTTGAAACCCGAACTCGTCATCCGGAGAAGTACTGCAGTTGCTGCAAGAATTTGA
- a CDS encoding LacI family DNA-binding transcriptional regulator, producing the protein MLQQPVSQGGLFIRKKAPTIYDIAQRAQVSVATVSRVLNGKNTVNSALRSRVEAAMNELRFRPNRVAQTLYHHRSNSIGCILPDIVNPFFAQLFLQLEVGAFERGYTMIMGNTVSTRELERTYLRAMVERQVDGLIYLGGLTNAIHPSEEDLQMLQDLTERLPIVTVNGDLPGVNIVSSVKSEEAAGMRAMLEHLNHQGHTDVAFLGGLQDVTNSIEKLEVYKEFHPDHPTEWVQLTGLDIGAGAEALRRVFQAAQVPTAVVCINDLVAAGALMTAREQGINVPQDLSIAGFDDIFLAQIVAPPLSTVNHNYKELARIALDALLSSINGQPTERSIRVPTLLVNRESIAMRKP; encoded by the coding sequence ATACTACAGCAACCGGTTTCCCAAGGGGGATTATTTATCCGTAAGAAAGCTCCAACCATCTACGACATTGCCCAGCGCGCGCAGGTTTCGGTCGCCACGGTTTCTCGGGTACTTAACGGGAAAAACACCGTTAACAGCGCCCTACGCAGCCGTGTGGAGGCCGCAATGAACGAATTGCGGTTCCGTCCCAATCGAGTCGCACAAACTCTCTACCATCATCGGTCCAACTCAATCGGTTGCATCTTGCCGGACATTGTCAACCCTTTTTTTGCTCAACTTTTCCTACAATTGGAAGTGGGTGCTTTTGAGCGGGGTTACACCATGATCATGGGGAACACCGTCAGTACGCGGGAGCTCGAGCGCACTTATCTGAGGGCGATGGTCGAGCGGCAGGTTGATGGTCTCATCTACCTTGGGGGGTTAACCAACGCCATTCATCCCTCCGAGGAAGACTTGCAAATGCTACAGGACTTGACCGAGCGGCTTCCCATTGTAACTGTTAATGGGGACCTTCCTGGTGTCAACATTGTCTCAAGCGTCAAATCAGAAGAGGCCGCCGGTATGCGCGCCATGCTCGAACATTTGAACCACCAGGGTCACACGGACGTCGCCTTTCTTGGTGGCCTGCAAGACGTCACGAACAGCATCGAAAAGCTAGAAGTTTACAAAGAGTTTCACCCAGACCATCCCACTGAATGGGTGCAGCTGACCGGACTCGATATCGGTGCAGGTGCTGAAGCCTTAAGACGTGTCTTTCAAGCAGCGCAAGTACCTACGGCTGTCGTTTGTATCAACGACCTTGTCGCAGCAGGGGCGCTGATGACAGCGCGAGAACAAGGTATCAACGTCCCTCAGGACCTCTCTATCGCTGGGTTCGATGACATCTTCCTTGCGCAGATTGTCGCTCCGCCCCTCAGCACGGTCAACCACAATTACAAGGAATTGGCCCGCATTGCGCTTGATGCACTTTTAAGTAGCATCAACGGACAACCTACCGAGCGCTCCATCCGCGTGCCCACCCTCTTGGTCAACCGGGAATCGATCGCTATGCGAAAGCCTTGA
- a CDS encoding ABC transporter substrate-binding protein, translated as MKKLVLLSTLFLATSAAAQASNLSGTVTIWSWDVAAKALQSTVPSFNKKYPNVKVNVVDLGNQNVYDRGLAGCAAGGTDLPDVYSIENNEAEVFWARFPDCFTDLNTLGADKVAKNFPAFKWTELTANGKRYAMPWDSGPVVLFYRRDLYQQAGINPTNIQTWDDFIAAGKKLNTKFGNKVRMATIANGQDDEWFRMLANQNGCFYFDNAATQVTINQAGCVTALNTIKKLNDAKVLATGDWGGQITNIKAGKTASAMYGAWYEGTIRSNAADQKGKWGIYLMPASKAGGVRAANLGGSALAIPSNSKNKEAAFAFLQHALGSTAGQVTMLKSEGLVPSLLAATKDPYVAQGQSFWGNQKVWQTILGTLGDVPQARGTQYFQDARQIMIVVQADYLKGKYKTAGEALNDAAKKISSATGLPVAK; from the coding sequence ATGAAGAAACTGGTCCTGCTGTCCACCCTGTTCCTCGCCACTTCCGCTGCCGCCCAGGCCAGTAATCTCTCCGGCACCGTCACCATCTGGTCGTGGGATGTGGCTGCCAAAGCCCTTCAAAGCACTGTCCCCAGCTTCAACAAAAAGTATCCGAACGTGAAGGTGAATGTCGTGGACCTGGGCAACCAAAACGTCTATGACCGTGGTTTGGCCGGGTGCGCGGCCGGTGGGACCGACCTTCCCGACGTGTACTCCATTGAGAACAACGAAGCCGAGGTGTTCTGGGCGCGTTTTCCCGACTGCTTTACTGACTTGAACACGCTCGGTGCCGATAAGGTCGCCAAAAACTTCCCCGCATTCAAATGGACCGAGCTTACTGCGAATGGGAAGCGCTATGCGATGCCATGGGACTCCGGCCCCGTGGTTCTATTTTACCGTCGTGATCTCTATCAACAAGCTGGGATTAATCCGACGAATATTCAGACTTGGGACGATTTTATTGCAGCTGGGAAGAAACTCAATACCAAGTTCGGCAACAAGGTGAGAATGGCAACTATTGCCAATGGTCAGGACGACGAATGGTTCCGTATGCTGGCCAATCAGAACGGCTGCTTCTACTTTGATAACGCTGCCACGCAGGTCACGATCAACCAGGCTGGGTGCGTTACTGCCCTCAATACCATCAAGAAACTCAACGACGCCAAGGTGCTTGCGACTGGTGACTGGGGAGGTCAGATCACCAACATCAAGGCTGGCAAGACGGCCAGCGCCATGTATGGGGCCTGGTACGAGGGAACCATCCGTTCGAATGCGGCTGACCAGAAAGGCAAATGGGGAATCTACCTGATGCCCGCGAGCAAAGCTGGAGGCGTCCGCGCTGCCAATCTAGGCGGCAGCGCGCTCGCCATCCCAAGCAACAGTAAGAACAAGGAAGCGGCCTTTGCCTTCTTGCAGCATGCGCTGGGCAGCACTGCTGGCCAGGTGACCATGCTGAAGTCCGAGGGTCTGGTGCCCAGCCTGCTCGCTGCCACCAAGGACCCCTACGTCGCGCAGGGGCAGTCCTTCTGGGGGAATCAGAAGGTCTGGCAGACCATCTTGGGGACACTCGGCGACGTTCCCCAAGCGCGTGGTACCCAGTACTTCCAAGACGCCCGGCAGATCATGATTGTGGTGCAGGCCGACTACCTCAAAGGGAAATATAAGACCGCTGGCGAAGCCTTGAACGACGCGGCAAAGAAAATCAGCAGCGCCACTGGCCTCCCGGTCGCTAAGTAA
- a CDS encoding carbohydrate ABC transporter permease encodes MSFKDSRLGAAAPFSLANWSRLLGDEFFRTALKNTMVILVIQVPSMLMLATTLAVALNSRLLRARGLFRFAFFAPLVVGTVAYSAVFRLLFNTDYGAVNRMLATVGLPAVDWLNQSGPAMTVIILALTWRWTGYNAIILLAGLQGIREELYEAASIDGATPWHQFWKITLPLLRPSLLFCLVLSVIGTLQLFTEPALITNSGPGNATMTLGTYLYQQGFRSFNFGYASAVAYTVAAIAATVSMIQLRLFGRDP; translated from the coding sequence ATGAGCTTCAAAGACTCGCGCTTGGGTGCGGCCGCTCCCTTCAGTCTCGCCAACTGGTCACGGCTGCTGGGGGACGAATTCTTTCGAACAGCCCTAAAAAACACAATGGTGATCCTGGTGATCCAGGTGCCCAGCATGCTGATGCTCGCCACCACCCTCGCTGTTGCGCTGAACAGCCGCCTCCTGCGGGCAAGGGGCCTGTTTCGGTTCGCATTCTTTGCCCCGTTGGTCGTCGGCACCGTCGCGTATTCTGCCGTCTTCCGCCTACTTTTCAATACGGACTACGGCGCGGTGAACCGGATGCTGGCGACTGTCGGTTTGCCTGCAGTGGACTGGCTCAATCAGTCCGGACCGGCGATGACCGTGATCATTCTGGCGCTGACGTGGCGCTGGACGGGGTACAACGCCATCATCCTGTTGGCAGGTCTGCAGGGGATTCGCGAAGAGTTGTACGAGGCCGCCTCCATTGACGGGGCCACCCCTTGGCACCAGTTCTGGAAGATCACGCTGCCGCTGCTCCGCCCCAGCCTGCTCTTCTGCCTGGTCCTGAGCGTCATTGGGACCTTACAGCTGTTCACCGAACCCGCGCTTATCACCAACAGTGGGCCTGGAAACGCGACCATGACGCTGGGAACCTACCTCTACCAGCAGGGCTTCCGCTCGTTCAACTTCGGTTACGCCAGTGCCGTCGCTTACACCGTCGCGGCCATCGCCGCCACCGTCAGCATGATCCAGCTGCGCCTGTTTGGGAGGGACCCGTGA
- a CDS encoding carbohydrate ABC transporter permease, protein MTSQSALLSQSEPNDTNRRLHARRRLSTVLLHALLIPLALLFLAPLYLMAVFSTHPDSAIFSPAPPLAFGNAFIENFKQLQADTNFIRALGNSLVISTLYTLLSMLLTSMAGYAFSKYTFPGRNVLFGLILATLTIPSFVTIIPQFILVARDLHLSNTYWAVLLPTLANTIGIFYMRQAFLTVPDDLLHAARIDGANEWRTFWQIALPVVRPALAALAILLFLASWNDYLWPLIVLTQKDSYTMPVALGTLVGLTRVSWGALMVGTTIATLPFLALFLALQRHFVAGIAGGAVKD, encoded by the coding sequence GTGACCTCACAGTCAGCGCTACTCAGTCAATCCGAGCCCAATGATACAAATCGCCGGCTACACGCTCGCCGCCGCCTGTCCACCGTCTTGCTGCACGCCCTCCTGATCCCCCTCGCGCTGTTGTTCCTCGCGCCCCTGTATTTGATGGCGGTCTTCAGTACCCATCCCGACAGCGCCATTTTCAGCCCAGCGCCGCCTCTCGCGTTCGGCAACGCCTTTATAGAGAATTTCAAGCAGCTTCAGGCTGACACCAATTTTATTCGGGCATTGGGCAACAGCCTCGTGATTTCTACCCTATACACGCTGCTAAGCATGCTGCTCACCAGTATGGCCGGATACGCCTTCTCGAAATATACCTTTCCAGGGCGGAACGTGCTGTTCGGCCTAATCCTGGCGACACTGACCATTCCCAGTTTCGTCACGATCATTCCGCAGTTCATCCTGGTGGCGCGTGACCTGCACCTGAGCAACACCTACTGGGCGGTGCTTCTCCCGACTCTGGCCAACACCATCGGCATCTTCTACATGCGTCAGGCTTTTCTCACCGTGCCCGACGACCTGCTGCACGCCGCGCGTATAGACGGCGCGAATGAGTGGCGTACCTTCTGGCAAATCGCTCTGCCGGTCGTTCGCCCCGCCCTGGCGGCGCTCGCCATTTTGCTGTTCCTCGCAAGCTGGAACGATTACCTGTGGCCCCTGATCGTCCTGACGCAAAAGGACAGCTACACCATGCCGGTTGCGTTGGGCACCCTGGTAGGCCTGACGCGCGTGTCGTGGGGAGCATTGATGGTCGGCACCACCATCGCCACCCTCCCCTTCCTGGCCCTGTTCCTCGCATTGCAACGTCACTTCGTCGCAGGTATCGCGGGCGGCGCAGTCAAGGACTAA
- a CDS encoding beta-galactosidase, whose translation MFDINSFGGLIYGADYNPEQWPRETWREDALLMQEAGVNLVSLAIFSWAHLEPHPGAYDFAWLDEVIDLLHAHGVNVNLATATASPPPWLSLRYPDSRPVTADGIRLEVGGRQLYCPSHQGFRTHAQQLVKHIAQRYQNHPALKLWHVNNEYGCHIDQCFCALCAGEFRGWLQRKYGTLDALNAAWGTAFWSQRYGEWAEIQPPRRAPTYANPTQQLDWRRFSSDNILSLYRMEVAVLRGVTPHIPVTTNFLGFLPGLDYFKWAQEEDVVSLDAYPDPSGPTPHLEAGMTYDIMRSLRGGQRWILMEQATSAVNWRQRNALKRPGLMRLLNHQALAHGANGLMFFQWRASRAGAEKFHSGMVQHVGPERSRTWREVKALGQELKSLTELTRAQVPARVAIMFDWNNWWALEIDSKPSTLKLMPIVQKWYAALRQLGQNVDFVHPEGNLSDYDVVTVPNSYLLPQASADNIRRYVSEGGALVTGYFSGIVDEHEHIHLGGYPALLNDVLGLWVEEWMVMQPDERNHLRFNGSGETYDVREWAEVIHPQEAETLATFEDDFIAGGPAVTRHSFGAGHAYYVGGDFPLAAMIHLLELALNGASVPTCRIPAQLDITLSQLGDTQVLHLLNVHPTESLRLNLPEGGVRLGKGAALPQTLTLAPYGVELIQFPGTVHLGELQIQQAAETLTLSH comes from the coding sequence ATGTTTGATATCAACTCCTTTGGCGGCCTCATTTACGGCGCAGACTACAACCCCGAGCAGTGGCCTCGAGAAACCTGGCGGGAAGACGCCCTTCTTATGCAGGAAGCTGGAGTCAACCTCGTCTCACTGGCCATCTTTTCCTGGGCCCATCTGGAGCCCCACCCTGGAGCCTACGACTTCGCTTGGCTGGACGAGGTCATTGACCTGCTGCACGCACACGGCGTCAACGTGAACCTCGCTACGGCCACCGCCTCTCCCCCACCGTGGTTGTCCCTGCGGTATCCGGATTCCAGACCAGTCACTGCGGATGGGATTCGTCTGGAAGTTGGCGGACGTCAGCTGTACTGCCCCAGCCACCAGGGGTTTCGGACCCATGCCCAGCAACTGGTAAAGCACATCGCGCAGCGCTACCAAAATCACCCAGCGCTGAAGTTGTGGCACGTCAATAATGAATATGGCTGTCACATTGACCAGTGCTTCTGCGCGCTCTGTGCCGGTGAATTCCGCGGGTGGCTGCAGCGGAAATACGGCACCCTCGACGCCTTAAACGCGGCTTGGGGAACAGCTTTTTGGAGTCAGCGTTACGGCGAGTGGGCGGAAATTCAGCCGCCGCGCCGCGCCCCCACCTACGCCAACCCCACGCAGCAACTGGACTGGCGGCGTTTTTCCAGTGACAACATCCTCTCGCTGTACCGCATGGAAGTGGCCGTCCTGCGTGGAGTCACGCCCCATATCCCGGTGACGACCAACTTCCTCGGGTTTTTGCCCGGCCTGGACTACTTCAAGTGGGCGCAGGAGGAAGACGTCGTGTCGTTGGACGCCTACCCGGATCCCAGTGGGCCCACGCCTCATCTCGAGGCAGGTATGACGTACGACATCATGCGCTCCTTGCGGGGCGGTCAGCGCTGGATTTTAATGGAGCAGGCCACCAGCGCGGTGAACTGGCGTCAGCGCAACGCGTTGAAGCGGCCAGGTTTGATGCGTCTGCTCAACCATCAGGCTCTTGCGCACGGGGCGAACGGGCTGATGTTTTTTCAATGGCGCGCGTCACGCGCGGGTGCTGAGAAGTTCCACAGCGGCATGGTGCAGCACGTGGGCCCAGAACGTTCACGCACTTGGCGGGAGGTAAAGGCGTTGGGGCAAGAGCTGAAATCCTTGACGGAACTGACTCGGGCGCAGGTGCCTGCGCGTGTGGCCATCATGTTCGACTGGAACAATTGGTGGGCGCTGGAAATCGACAGTAAGCCCTCCACACTCAAGCTTATGCCCATTGTGCAGAAGTGGTATGCGGCCTTGAGGCAACTCGGACAGAACGTCGACTTCGTTCACCCGGAGGGCAACCTCAGCGATTACGACGTTGTCACGGTGCCCAACAGTTATCTTCTGCCTCAGGCGTCCGCCGACAACATTCGGCGCTACGTCTCCGAGGGAGGCGCCCTCGTCACGGGGTACTTTAGCGGGATTGTCGATGAGCACGAACATATCCACCTTGGCGGGTATCCTGCCTTGCTCAACGACGTTCTTGGACTGTGGGTCGAAGAGTGGATGGTCATGCAGCCGGACGAGCGCAATCACCTTCGTTTCAACGGCAGTGGGGAGACCTATGATGTTCGCGAATGGGCCGAAGTGATTCACCCTCAAGAGGCAGAGACGCTCGCCACATTCGAGGATGACTTCATAGCTGGTGGTCCGGCCGTCACGCGCCATTCTTTCGGTGCTGGGCACGCCTACTACGTCGGGGGCGACTTTCCTCTGGCGGCGATGATCCATCTGTTGGAGCTGGCGCTGAATGGTGCTTCTGTGCCAACTTGCCGCATTCCTGCCCAGCTTGACATCACGCTTTCTCAACTGGGTGATACGCAAGTGCTGCACCTGCTCAACGTCCACCCAACTGAGTCTCTTCGCCTCAATCTTCCAGAAGGCGGCGTCCGGTTGGGTAAGGGCGCAGCTCTGCCGCAGACCCTTACGCTTGCACCGTACGGTGTGGAGCTTATTCAGTTTCCCGGCACCGTCCACCTGGGAGAACTGCAGATTCAACAAGCAGCAGAGACGCTCACGCTCAGCCACTGA